Within the Enterococcus hirae ATCC 9790 genome, the region TTGAAACGGCTGAAAGGTCAACCATTGTGATCCCTAGAGCAGGACGGGTTACTTTTCCATCTTTTTCAAGTTGGTTGATAATATTTACTACATCGTTACTTGGGATCGCAAAGCCCATTCCTTCCACGCTTACACCTGATGAAGAAGCAGAAGTACTTGCAATTTTACTTGAATTGATCCCGATCACTTGACCTTCGATATTAACTAATGGACCACCAGAATTACCAGGGTTGATCGCAGCATCTGTTTGGATCGCATTGATATTGACCGTTTGATTTGACTCGTTCGTGCTGGTTACTTGGCGATTCAATGAAGAGATAATCCCCGAAGTCACAGAGTTGGCATATTCAGAACCTAAAGGAGAACCAATTGCGATCGCCGGTTCACCTACTTTCAATGAATTAGAGTCACCAAATGAAGCAACTTTGTTCACTTTATCTGCACTGATTTTCAAAACGGCTAAGTCAGAATAAGCATCCGTCCCGACTAATTCAGCTTTGACTTTTGTTCCATCTTTTAATAAAACTTCTAATCCTTGTTGGCCTTCCACTACGTGATTATTCGTTACGATATAAGCGGAATTACCACTTTTTTTGTAGATGACACCACTACCTTCACTAGAAGCCTCTAGGTTGCTATCATCAGAACTTTCTTGTTGTTGTTGGCCAAACAGTTGCCCAAAGCCGTTGGTCCCTTGATTTTGGCTTTGAAGATTGATAACAGATACCACCGCATCTTGGACTTTATCGACCGCATTCGTAATATCTGAATCGACATTGACTTTGACATTCTCAACGACAGTTTCGCCCGCTGAATTTTGATGACCACCCGAATTTGACGCTGCGTTTCCAGAACCCATGACAGCATAAAAAATACCAGCCGTTACCAAGCCCCCAATAATTCCACCGACTAAGCCTAGACCCAGCTTACGCCAGATTCCATTATTCTTTTTCATTTTTGGTGTCACATCTTTTCTCTCCATGTGATCTGCCTCCATTTATCATTTTCTTCTATCTCTAAGTATAGACTTATTTGTTAAGATTAGTCTACTTGGAGACTATGAACTTTTTATGAAAAACTTTAGGAAAAATCATTGCGTTCAGATGAAAAAATAAGAAAAAAGTTTTCCACAAATCCTGTGTAGAAATCAGCGGAAAACTCGCAGAAAAACAATACCCTTTTTTATCCACAAGATGTGGACAACGTGGATAAATCAGTGCAAAACATACGTTTGCTTAAGAAATACTTATAAAATAAGCCAAAATCATCGTCTTTTCTGTGGATAAACCTGTGGATGATGTGTATAACTATGTGGGAATCTTTAAATAAATAAAAAATAACTCGCTTTTTCTTTTAGCAAACATTTCGTTATAATAGAAAAGAAGGAAATACGAACAACGAACAATGAAAAAGACAAATGAAGGAGTAAAGCAATTGAATATCAAAATCATTTCAGTCGGTAAACTAAAAGAGAAATACTTGATTCAAGGAATCAATGAATACGTCAAAAGGCTGCAAGCATACGCTAAAATCGAACGAATCGAAGTCCCCGATGAAAAAGCACCTGAGAACTTGAGTGAAGCTCAAATGCGCCAAGTCAAAGAAAAAGAAGGCGAGCGGATCTTGAGCAAAATCAAAGAACAAGAATACGTCTACGCACTAGCGATCGAAGGGAAAAATCCAACCAGTGAAGCTTTCGCCAAAGAAATCGACCAACTAGGAATCCAAGGGAAAAGCCAGATCACTTTTGTCATCGGTGGTTCACTCGGCTTAAGCGAAGCCGTCATGAAACGCAGCAACGCCCAAATCTCATTTGGTAAAATGACCTATCCCCACCAACTCATGCGCTTGATCCTCGTCGAACAAATCTACCGCGCTTTTCGGATCAATGCGGGTGCGCCTTATCATAAATAATGATATTTTTTCTGAGACAGGGAAAAAATAGTGAAACAGAGGAGTATAAATGAGTGAACTTAAAAAATTTTCTACATCTACTTTAGCTGAGTTGCAAAAAGATGAAAAACATCCTTACTATGTTTACTGTTTGGTTGATCCTAGAAACAACCAGACTTTTTATATTGGGAAAGGAAAAGGAAATCGTATTTTTGCCCATCGTCAAGCGGCACTGAATATGCTAAGAAAATCAGATTTACTTGAAGAAAATGAGACAGTTAGAACATTAAAAATAAAAACAATTCAAGAAATAAATGGGATGAAACTGAAAATATCGAGCTATATACTTAGCTATGGCTTAACGGAGAGTGAAGCTTATGCAAGCGAAAATGCATTGATCAATTATGCTCAATTGATCCAAGGTCTTTCGTTAACGAATTTAGTAAAAGGACATGGATCTAAGGCGATGTCAGTTGAAGAAATCGAAGACCGATATGGGTTTCAACCGATGTCTATAAATGAAATAGCGACGAATGAGTTGATTCTAGCAGTAAAAGTAAGAGATGCGTTCAATCTTTCTAAAGATGAGTCACAAGAATATCCAATCGATGACAGATTTCGTGATGATAATAATTTAAAATCCCGTA harbors:
- a CDS encoding S1C family serine protease; this encodes MERKDVTPKMKKNNGIWRKLGLGLVGGIIGGLVTAGIFYAVMGSGNAASNSGGHQNSAGETVVENVKVNVDSDITNAVDKVQDAVVSVINLQSQNQGTNGFGQLFGQQQQESSDDSNLEASSEGSGVIYKKSGNSAYIVTNNHVVEGQQGLEVLLKDGTKVKAELVGTDAYSDLAVLKISADKVNKVASFGDSNSLKVGEPAIAIGSPLGSEYANSVTSGIISSLNRQVTSTNESNQTVNINAIQTDAAINPGNSGGPLVNIEGQVIGINSSKIASTSASSSGVSVEGMGFAIPSNDVVNIINQLEKDGKVTRPALGITMVDLSAVSTQQQEQILKIPESVTNGVIVTSVQPATPAEKAGLKQYDVITKIDDTDVSSGVELQSVLYQKKVGDSVKVTYYRGKEKKTTTIQLTIDQSALKQSQSENSGN
- a CDS encoding LEM-3-like GIY-YIG domain-containing protein gives rise to the protein MSELKKFSTSTLAELQKDEKHPYYVYCLVDPRNNQTFYIGKGKGNRIFAHRQAALNMLRKSDLLEENETVRTLKIKTIQEINGMKLKISSYILSYGLTESEAYASENALINYAQLIQGLSLTNLVKGHGSKAMSVEEIEDRYGFQPMSINEIATNELILAVKVRDAFNLSKDESQEYPIDDRFRDDNNLKSRTLGNWVIGRDKIHRIRYVIAVNTGADNAVVAAYKVSSQYSESKKFENGRTRYAFQALSNREDTLRELNLYKRSLPDIKFGSGSAIAYINN
- the rlmH gene encoding 23S rRNA (pseudouridine(1915)-N(3))-methyltransferase RlmH, translated to MNIKIISVGKLKEKYLIQGINEYVKRLQAYAKIERIEVPDEKAPENLSEAQMRQVKEKEGERILSKIKEQEYVYALAIEGKNPTSEAFAKEIDQLGIQGKSQITFVIGGSLGLSEAVMKRSNAQISFGKMTYPHQLMRLILVEQIYRAFRINAGAPYHK